The following proteins come from a genomic window of Candidatus Poribacteria bacterium:
- a CDS encoding nucleotidyltransferase family protein — translation MIPKISGIILAAGLSTRMGESKQLLPFGDSTIIETVIDNLLGSKLNEVIVVVGHEAEKVQAHIQHKPVKIAFNPDYQEGMLTSAQCGVRSISASADAFAMTLVDLPLITPDLVNLVIDTYVQAESGIAVPSYNYRRGHPVIFHRRYAADLLALDEDSGGVRSLFKKYKDDIHYVTVDTDRVLTDIDYRTDYEEALRKSSSA, via the coding sequence GTGATACCTAAAATATCAGGCATCATCCTCGCTGCGGGGTTGTCCACCCGCATGGGTGAATCCAAACAACTCCTTCCTTTTGGCGACAGCACGATTATCGAAACCGTGATCGATAATCTGCTTGGATCCAAACTGAACGAAGTTATTGTTGTCGTTGGACACGAGGCTGAGAAGGTTCAAGCGCACATCCAGCACAAACCGGTCAAAATCGCATTCAACCCCGATTATCAGGAGGGCATGCTGACCTCCGCACAGTGTGGTGTACGCTCAATTTCAGCGTCCGCCGATGCGTTTGCGATGACACTGGTAGATTTGCCACTCATTACGCCAGATCTGGTTAATCTAGTTATTGATACATACGTCCAAGCAGAGAGTGGGATTGCGGTGCCAAGTTATAACTATCGGCGCGGGCATCCGGTAATTTTTCACCGACGCTACGCTGCTGACCTCCTCGCACTGGATGAGGATAGCGGCGGTGTTCGGTCGCTTTTCAAAAAATATAAAGATGACATCCACTATGTGACTGTCGATACTGACCGAGTATTGACGGATATCGACTATCGGACAGATTACGAGGAAGCGTTACGAAAATCCTCGTCTGCGTGA
- a CDS encoding MoxR family ATPase produces MIESIEEVQETFVEQNYIADRALATTIYLAHHLNKPIFLEGEPGVGKTEVAKVLASATGGNLIRLQCYEGLDVNSALYEWNYTKQILQLRIDEVRGMDKEQIGDDIFSEDFLLKRPLLEAIQTDGAAPPVLLIDEVDRSDSEFEAFLLEILSDFQITIPEIGTIRARHIPYVVLTSNRTREIHEALKRRCLYQWIDYPSVQKEFAIVKAKLPHIDDMLAQQLCNLMRVFREGDYYKKPGVAETLDWGLALIALGKDGLDPAIVDETLGCIFKYQDDIQRAREVGLDKMVDGARSASEANDVEKADWRYMRG; encoded by the coding sequence ATGATTGAATCAATTGAAGAGGTACAAGAAACATTTGTGGAACAGAATTACATCGCTGATCGAGCGTTGGCAACGACAATCTACTTAGCGCATCACCTGAACAAACCAATTTTCCTTGAAGGCGAGCCCGGCGTGGGCAAAACAGAGGTCGCAAAGGTTTTGGCAAGTGCAACCGGTGGGAATCTAATCCGTTTGCAATGTTACGAAGGACTGGATGTAAACAGTGCGTTGTACGAATGGAACTACACGAAACAGATCCTCCAACTGCGCATCGACGAAGTACGAGGCATGGACAAAGAGCAGATTGGTGATGACATCTTCAGCGAGGATTTTCTGCTAAAACGTCCGCTCCTCGAAGCCATTCAGACTGATGGCGCGGCACCGCCTGTGCTTCTTATTGATGAAGTAGACCGAAGTGATAGCGAATTTGAAGCGTTCCTCCTCGAAATCCTGTCAGACTTTCAGATTACCATTCCGGAGATTGGGACCATTCGTGCCAGACATATTCCTTATGTGGTGCTGACTTCAAATCGTACGCGGGAGATTCACGAAGCCCTGAAACGTCGATGCCTCTATCAGTGGATAGATTACCCGTCCGTCCAGAAGGAATTCGCAATCGTTAAAGCCAAGCTGCCGCATATCGACGATATGCTTGCACAGCAACTTTGCAACCTGATGCGGGTATTTAGGGAAGGGGATTACTACAAAAAGCCGGGAGTCGCAGAGACATTAGATTGGGGACTTGCCCTCATCGCGTTGGGTAAGGACGGATTGGATCCGGCCATCGTTGATGAAACGCTCGGTTGCATTTTCAAATATCAGGATGATATTCAGCGGGCACGAGAAGTGGGCTTGGATAAGATGGTAGATGGTGCCAGAAGTGCTTCTGAGGCGAATGATGTCGAAAAAGCGGATTGGCGGTATATGCGTGGATAG